In Pseudofrankia saprophytica, one genomic interval encodes:
- a CDS encoding glycine--tRNA ligase, protein MAGTSDLMDTIVSLSKRRGLVFPSSEIYGGLRASWDYGPLGVELKNNVKRAWWKAVVQGRDDVVGLDSCVILAREVWETSGHVEVFTDPLTECTNCHKRYRADHLEEAFEAKHGRKPTDLSEVVCANCGTRGKFTEPKNFNGLLKTFLGPVEDASGLAYLRPETAQGIFINYANVQSTARRKPPFGIGQIGKSFRNEITPGNFIFRTREFEQMEMEFFVPPGEDETWHDYWITERTKWYTEFGIKPENLRHFEHPKEKLSHYAKRTVDIEYRFNFAGLEWGELEGIANRTDFDLTAHSKGSGADLSYFDQATGTRYTPFVIEPAAGADRTTLAFLLDAYDEDEAPNTKGGVDRRIVLRLDPRLAPVKAAVLPLSRHADLSPVAKDLAAELRRHWNVEYDDSQAIGRRYRRQDEIGTPYCVTVDFDTLTDQAVTIRERDSMAQQRIALDKVVTYLNAQLGPM, encoded by the coding sequence GTGGCAGGCACATCCGACCTGATGGACACCATCGTCAGCCTCTCCAAGCGGCGGGGCCTCGTGTTCCCGTCGAGTGAGATCTACGGCGGTCTGCGGGCGTCCTGGGACTACGGGCCCCTCGGTGTGGAGCTGAAGAACAACGTCAAGCGCGCCTGGTGGAAGGCGGTCGTGCAGGGCCGCGACGACGTGGTCGGCCTCGACTCGTGCGTCATCCTCGCGCGCGAGGTGTGGGAGACCTCCGGTCACGTCGAGGTGTTCACCGACCCGCTGACCGAGTGCACGAACTGCCACAAGCGCTACCGCGCCGACCATCTCGAGGAGGCGTTCGAGGCCAAGCACGGCCGCAAGCCGACCGACCTGTCCGAAGTGGTCTGCGCGAACTGCGGCACCCGGGGCAAGTTCACCGAGCCGAAGAACTTCAACGGCCTGCTCAAGACCTTCCTCGGCCCGGTCGAGGACGCCTCGGGCCTGGCCTACCTGCGCCCCGAGACCGCGCAGGGCATCTTCATCAACTACGCCAACGTCCAGTCGACGGCGCGGCGCAAGCCGCCGTTCGGCATCGGCCAGATCGGCAAGTCGTTCCGCAACGAGATCACCCCGGGCAACTTCATCTTCCGGACCCGCGAGTTCGAGCAGATGGAGATGGAGTTCTTCGTGCCGCCGGGCGAGGACGAGACCTGGCACGACTACTGGATCACCGAGCGGACGAAGTGGTACACCGAGTTCGGCATCAAGCCGGAGAACCTCCGCCACTTCGAGCACCCGAAGGAGAAGCTCTCCCACTACGCCAAGCGCACGGTCGACATCGAGTACCGGTTCAACTTCGCCGGCCTGGAGTGGGGTGAGCTGGAGGGCATCGCGAACCGCACCGACTTCGACCTGACCGCGCACTCCAAGGGCTCAGGCGCCGACCTGTCGTACTTCGACCAGGCGACGGGCACCCGTTACACGCCGTTCGTCATCGAGCCGGCGGCCGGCGCCGACCGGACCACGCTCGCCTTCCTGCTCGACGCCTACGACGAGGACGAGGCGCCGAACACGAAGGGCGGCGTCGACCGGCGCATCGTGCTGCGCCTCGACCCGCGGCTGGCCCCGGTGAAGGCCGCGGTGCTGCCGCTGTCCCGCCACGCCGACCTGTCGCCCGTCGCCAAGGACCTCGCCGCCGAGCTGCGCCGGCACTGGAACGTCGAGTACGACGACTCCCAGGCCATCGGCCGCCGCTACCGGCGCCAGGACGAGATTGGCACCCCGTACTGCGTCACCGTCGACTTCGACACGCTGACCGACCAGGCCGTGACGATCCGCGAGCGCGACTCGATGGCCCAGCAGCGCATCGCCCTCGACAAGGTCGTCACCTATCTGAACGCCCAGCTGGGCCCGATGTAG